A genomic region of Lachnoclostridium edouardi contains the following coding sequences:
- a CDS encoding tripartite tricarboxylate transporter permease has protein sequence MILQGFAAIMNPACMGLIIVGTIVGIIFGALPGLTATMAIALCLPITYTLGTTEGLCLLIGLYIGGISGGLISAILLKIPGTPSSIATTFDGGAMAEKGEAGKALGIGVFYSFIGTMLSVAVLVFLAPTIAQWTIKFGPYEYFAIGVFSLTMVGSLVSGSVAKGLASCVLGLCVAQVGAAPMTSALRFTFGNHQLDSGFAMLPVLIGLFAITEVFLAAEEGLSAENGGTRQYKMKGFGVSLKEFKEQLGNMFRSAAIGIGIGILPGIGGGTSNMIAYMAAKNSSKEPEKFGTGCIDGIIASETSNNASIGGALIPLLTLGIPGDTTTAMLLGALMIKGISTGPLLFKTNGVLVYSIFGAVIIATFAMLFFEYLGMKAFVKVLNVPRWILLSIVIALCCVGAYGTNSRMFDVWTVLFFGLIGYGLKKFGFSLSPLLLGFILEPTIETNLMRGMQYSNGSILPFVTSPIADVFWVITIVSVAMTVRKQRKRA, from the coding sequence ATGATTTTACAAGGTTTCGCGGCAATTATGAATCCGGCCTGTATGGGACTGATAATAGTAGGAACAATAGTGGGTATTATTTTTGGAGCCTTGCCAGGGCTTACAGCTACAATGGCTATCGCTTTATGCCTGCCTATTACATATACCTTAGGCACAACAGAGGGGCTGTGCCTGCTGATTGGTTTATATATTGGAGGGATTTCAGGAGGACTTATTTCTGCAATTCTCTTAAAAATCCCGGGAACTCCTTCCTCTATAGCCACTACTTTTGACGGAGGCGCTATGGCTGAAAAGGGAGAGGCGGGAAAGGCCCTTGGAATCGGCGTGTTTTATTCTTTTATAGGGACAATGCTTTCTGTGGCAGTGCTGGTATTTCTGGCTCCAACTATTGCGCAGTGGACGATTAAATTCGGACCTTATGAATATTTTGCTATTGGAGTATTTTCCTTAACTATGGTAGGCAGCCTGGTATCAGGCTCTGTGGCAAAAGGACTGGCCAGCTGTGTGTTAGGCCTGTGCGTGGCCCAGGTGGGAGCGGCGCCTATGACCTCGGCTCTCAGATTTACATTTGGAAATCACCAGCTGGATAGCGGTTTTGCCATGCTTCCTGTGCTTATTGGATTATTTGCCATAACAGAGGTTTTTCTGGCGGCAGAAGAGGGACTTTCTGCTGAGAATGGAGGCACAAGACAATACAAAATGAAGGGATTTGGAGTATCCCTGAAAGAATTTAAGGAGCAGCTGGGAAATATGTTCCGCTCTGCGGCTATTGGCATTGGAATTGGGATTCTGCCTGGAATCGGCGGCGGCACCTCCAATATGATCGCCTATATGGCGGCGAAAAATTCCAGCAAGGAACCGGAAAAATTCGGAACAGGCTGTATTGACGGCATTATTGCCTCAGAAACCAGCAACAACGCTTCTATTGGGGGAGCGCTGATTCCCCTTTTAACCTTAGGCATACCAGGGGATACAACTACAGCTATGCTGTTAGGAGCTTTAATGATCAAAGGAATCTCTACAGGTCCTTTGCTGTTTAAGACAAACGGAGTTCTGGTGTACAGTATTTTTGGGGCAGTAATTATTGCTACATTTGCAATGCTGTTCTTTGAATATCTGGGAATGAAAGCATTTGTAAAAGTATTAAACGTACCCAGATGGATTTTACTTTCCATAGTCATTGCCCTTTGCTGCGTAGGCGCCTACGGCACCAACAGCAGAATGTTTGACGTGTGGACAGTTTTGTTTTTTGGACTGATCGGATATGGGCTGAAAAAATTTGGCTTTTCACTTTCCCCTTTACTGTTGGGATTTATTCTGGAGCCAACAATAGAGACAAACTTAATGAGAGGTATGCAGTATTCTAACGGCAGTATACTTCCATTTGTCACAAGCCCTATTGCCGATGTATTTTGGGTAATTACCATAGTGTCTGTAGCTATGACAGTGAGAAAACAAAGAAAAAGGGCTTAG
- a CDS encoding tripartite tricarboxylate transporter TctB family protein: MHKEKFKDVYAGVFVLAVGLILFAASFSVPKGAAVSIGSDFMPKVTCGLMAVLGGIITWNGNIQAKKYNENNKNHREEKKHYKELAASVAALFVYMILLVPVGFVIMTTVYITVQSWILSPKEKKNPVKFFMIGAVASAVIYYIFRNIFVLMLPAGILGF; the protein is encoded by the coding sequence ATGCATAAAGAAAAGTTTAAAGATGTATACGCCGGCGTATTTGTGCTGGCAGTAGGATTGATCCTTTTTGCAGCCTCTTTTTCAGTGCCCAAAGGGGCGGCGGTGTCTATTGGCTCTGATTTTATGCCTAAAGTAACATGCGGGCTTATGGCGGTTTTAGGCGGGATTATTACGTGGAACGGAAACATACAGGCTAAGAAATACAATGAAAATAATAAAAACCATAGGGAAGAAAAAAAGCATTACAAAGAGCTGGCAGCCTCTGTTGCAGCCTTATTTGTTTATATGATTCTGCTGGTTCCTGTAGGATTTGTGATTATGACCACTGTATATATCACTGTACAGTCATGGATTTTATCTCCAAAGGAGAAAAAGAATCCTGTAAAGTTTTTTATGATTGGGGCGGTTGCCTCAGCAGTGATTTACTACATTTTCAGAAATATATTTGTGCTGATGCTGCCGGCAGGAATTTTAGGATTTTAA
- a CDS encoding GHMP family kinase ATP-binding protein, with product MIITQTPFRMSFFGGGTDFPEFYKEHGGAVISTTFDKYCYVNVRHLPRFFHYSTELSYSKIERVTSVEDIEHPAIREAMKMLDMHELRLTYEADLPARSGLGTSSSFAVGMLNAFYALKGKYADKRKLADDAIYLERVLCKESGGVQDQIAAAFGGFNRINFGAEGYEVNPVIISPERKALLNQRLMLFFTGFSRFSSDIQVKTQQALEDKKAQLLEMIQLADEAEAVLTSKTDLNEFGRLLDYTWRLKRGITQQISTDSIDGLYKKALEAGALGGKLLGAGGGGFLLFYVEEEKQAAVAKALKNLLYVPFQFENGGTRVIHYTPETYEKR from the coding sequence ATGATAATAACACAAACCCCGTTCAGAATGTCTTTTTTTGGAGGCGGAACAGATTTTCCGGAATTTTACAAGGAGCACGGAGGAGCTGTAATCTCCACCACCTTTGACAAGTACTGCTATGTGAATGTAAGACATCTGCCTCGTTTTTTCCATTATTCTACAGAGCTTTCCTATTCCAAAATAGAACGAGTAACATCAGTAGAGGACATTGAGCATCCTGCTATCAGGGAAGCTATGAAAATGTTGGACATGCATGAATTGCGTCTGACTTACGAGGCGGACCTGCCTGCCAGGTCAGGGCTGGGAACCAGCAGTTCCTTTGCCGTTGGTATGTTAAACGCATTTTACGCGTTAAAGGGAAAATATGCAGATAAAAGAAAGCTGGCGGACGACGCTATTTATCTGGAGCGAGTATTGTGCAAAGAAAGCGGAGGAGTGCAGGACCAGATTGCAGCAGCCTTTGGAGGATTTAACAGAATCAATTTTGGGGCAGAGGGATATGAGGTAAATCCTGTTATTATTTCCCCGGAAAGAAAAGCTTTGCTGAACCAAAGACTTATGCTGTTCTTCACAGGCTTTTCCAGATTTTCTTCAGATATTCAGGTAAAAACACAGCAGGCCCTGGAGGACAAAAAGGCTCAGCTGTTAGAAATGATTCAACTGGCAGACGAGGCGGAGGCAGTGCTTACATCCAAAACAGATTTAAATGAATTTGGCCGGCTTTTAGATTATACATGGCGTTTAAAACGAGGAATTACACAGCAGATTTCCACAGATTCCATAGACGGACTGTATAAAAAAGCATTAGAAGCAGGCGCATTAGGGGGCAAGCTGTTAGGCGCAGGCGGCGGCGGTTTCCTGCTTTTCTATGTAGAGGAGGAAAAACAGGCGGCGGTGGCCAAGGCTCTTAAAAATCTGCTTTATGTGCCGTTCCAGTTTGAAAATGGAGGCACAAGAGTTATTCACTACACGCCGGAGACCTACGAAAAAAGATAA
- a CDS encoding glutamate synthase-related protein codes for MGKYRCSICGYILDEEKENKKLEQLTECPVCHQNKGVFQPLEEEADIKESTKEEKAPSLAYPEAYARKDQSIPYMEEIHEMAVTGKSRIAAMGTEKKMPGWEDILILGAQLNPMPLDEHTPVETKTVIGKKAKKPMVLEHPVYISHMSFGALSKETKTALAMGSAAVKTAMCSGEGGILPEEKAAAYKYIFEYVPNKYSVTPENLREADAIEIKIGQGTKPGMGGHLPGEKVTLEIARIREKPLGKDIISPSRFPGVDSKEDLKDLVYQLRMASEGRPIGIKIAAGRIEKDLEFCVYAQPDFITIDGRGGATGASPQLVRDSTSVPTIYALHRARKYLDSIQSDIDLVITGGLRVSSDVAKALAMGADAVAVATAAMIAAACQQYRICGTGMCPVGMATQDPDLRSRFKIEAAAKRVENYLTVTLEELKTFARITGHENVHQLSVEDLCTINREISEFTNIPHA; via the coding sequence ATGGGGAAATATCGATGCAGTATTTGCGGCTACATTTTGGATGAAGAGAAGGAAAACAAAAAGCTGGAGCAGCTGACAGAATGTCCTGTCTGTCATCAGAATAAAGGCGTGTTTCAGCCATTAGAGGAAGAGGCAGACATAAAGGAAAGCACAAAAGAGGAAAAGGCGCCTTCTTTAGCCTATCCTGAGGCATATGCCAGAAAAGATCAGTCCATTCCCTATATGGAGGAGATTCACGAAATGGCTGTTACAGGTAAAAGCCGGATTGCAGCTATGGGAACTGAGAAAAAAATGCCTGGCTGGGAAGATATTTTGATTTTAGGCGCTCAGCTGAATCCTATGCCTTTAGATGAGCACACTCCTGTAGAAACTAAAACGGTGATTGGAAAAAAAGCGAAAAAGCCAATGGTATTAGAGCATCCGGTTTATATTTCCCACATGTCCTTCGGCGCTTTGTCAAAAGAGACTAAAACAGCTCTTGCAATGGGCAGCGCGGCGGTAAAAACAGCTATGTGCAGCGGTGAAGGCGGTATTTTACCTGAGGAAAAGGCGGCAGCTTATAAGTATATTTTTGAATATGTGCCTAATAAATACAGCGTAACGCCGGAAAACCTTAGGGAGGCGGACGCGATTGAAATTAAAATCGGACAAGGCACTAAGCCTGGAATGGGAGGCCATCTGCCAGGGGAAAAGGTTACCTTAGAGATTGCCAGAATCAGAGAAAAACCTTTGGGAAAAGATATTATCAGCCCATCCCGTTTCCCGGGCGTTGACAGCAAAGAGGATTTGAAGGATCTTGTTTATCAGCTTCGCATGGCTTCAGAAGGCCGTCCCATTGGAATTAAAATTGCGGCGGGAAGAATTGAGAAGGATTTAGAGTTCTGTGTTTACGCCCAGCCTGATTTTATTACCATTGACGGGCGGGGAGGCGCTACAGGAGCCAGCCCTCAGCTAGTAAGAGACTCTACAAGTGTGCCTACTATTTATGCTCTGCATCGGGCCAGAAAATATTTAGACAGTATTCAGTCTGACATTGATTTAGTGATTACAGGAGGCCTTAGAGTTTCCTCTGACGTAGCCAAAGCTTTAGCCATGGGAGCGGACGCGGTGGCGGTAGCTACGGCGGCTATGATTGCGGCAGCCTGCCAGCAGTACAGAATCTGCGGCACAGGTATGTGCCCTGTGGGAATGGCTACCCAGGACCCTGATCTGCGGTCACGTTTTAAAATAGAGGCAGCGGCAAAGCGTGTAGAAAATTATCTTACAGTAACTTTGGAGGAATTGAAAACCTTTGCCAGAATTACAGGCCATGAAAATGTGCACCAATTATCAGTAGAAGATTTATGCACCATTAACAGAGAAATCTCTGAATTTACAAATATTCCTCACGCATAA
- a CDS encoding UxaA family hydrolase encodes MTVTGVIIQPEKDTVAVVTKEVRPGDQVICQKGGETVEINALEHIPPYHKISLKNMKAGEIVTKYGEGIGRLTKDVSKGGYIHIHNLGLMEEKI; translated from the coding sequence ATGACGGTGACAGGAGTAATTATTCAGCCTGAAAAGGACACAGTGGCAGTTGTGACAAAGGAAGTAAGACCGGGAGATCAGGTGATTTGCCAGAAGGGCGGAGAAACAGTAGAAATCAACGCCCTGGAGCATATACCTCCTTACCATAAAATCAGCTTAAAGAATATGAAAGCCGGAGAAATTGTAACAAAATACGGGGAAGGGATCGGAAGGCTGACAAAAGATGTTTCTAAAGGCGGATATATACATATTCACAATCTGGGGCTGATGGAGGAAAAAATATGA
- a CDS encoding dihydrodipicolinate synthase family protein: MNLDFIKGIIVPILTPIDENENIDEMKLRKMVDHVIEGGVHGILAYGSNGEFYGVEEKDMELGLKIIVNQTKKRVPVYMGIGAITTKKAVRLARMAKTMGADGISVLQPMFIKPNEEELYSHFAAVAQAVPDFPVLLYNNPARTGYNISVGLTMRLGDDFHNIVGIKDSSGDMTMTAEFIRQSQGRNFKVLGGKDSLIYGAMAYGAAGCVATTANMFPELVVSIYNKCVAGDFKEALKEQYRLTPIRLAMDKASFPVGTKDLANLMGLEPGAPYKPNQSSGEEILSYMRAAIRLAGYDI, translated from the coding sequence ATGAATTTAGATTTTATAAAAGGAATTATTGTTCCTATTCTTACACCAATAGATGAAAATGAAAATATAGATGAAATGAAGCTGAGAAAAATGGTGGATCATGTAATTGAAGGCGGTGTTCACGGGATTTTAGCTTACGGCAGCAACGGCGAATTTTACGGTGTAGAAGAAAAGGATATGGAGCTGGGGCTGAAAATTATTGTAAATCAGACTAAAAAACGTGTTCCTGTTTACATGGGAATCGGGGCTATTACCACAAAAAAAGCTGTTCGCCTGGCCAGAATGGCGAAAACCATGGGAGCTGACGGAATTTCAGTGCTGCAGCCTATGTTTATTAAGCCAAATGAGGAAGAGCTGTACAGCCATTTTGCAGCAGTGGCTCAGGCTGTGCCTGATTTCCCTGTGCTTCTGTACAACAACCCGGCCAGAACAGGCTACAATATATCAGTAGGTCTGACTATGCGGCTTGGTGATGATTTTCACAATATTGTAGGAATTAAAGATTCCAGCGGCGACATGACTATGACGGCTGAATTTATCAGACAGTCCCAGGGAAGAAACTTTAAGGTGCTGGGAGGAAAGGACTCCTTGATTTACGGGGCAATGGCTTATGGAGCCGCAGGCTGCGTGGCCACTACTGCCAATATGTTTCCCGAGCTGGTAGTTTCTATTTATAATAAATGTGTGGCAGGAGATTTTAAAGAAGCGCTAAAAGAGCAATATCGCCTTACCCCAATACGCTTGGCAATGGATAAGGCCAGCTTTCCAGTAGGCACAAAAGACTTAGCAAACCTTATGGGGCTGGAGCCGGGAGCGCCTTATAAGCCGAATCAAAGCAGCGGGGAAGAAATTCTCAGTTATATGCGGGCGGCTATTCGCCTGGCCGGATATGATATTTAA
- a CDS encoding tripartite tricarboxylate transporter substrate binding protein: MRKVNWKKSLLVTAAVIATAVLGGCQSQGTSQTGETAKNTEKSQGSGGETGSVEWPTKTLQLICPFAAGGDSDANARWAAQYLTEEMGVDVVVVNMDGNGGAVGARAARDAANDGGTALISSSAFITNELSGAIDFGLDDFEFSCIVAENPGNIVCVNKDLGVTDFQGLIDYSKENPGKLKLAYNTGATTHAIALQIIDAGVEATLVDAGASSDRIAALLGGHVDIIINSYGSVKDYLESGDFIGLGLTGTTNAENIPDYTCLKEQGFNVAFPTYFFIAFPKGTDPALAETVAASMKNIVENNEEYAAAIKEAYMQSPVFYGGEEGRKLLDESKETIVQYTSQFQIQ; the protein is encoded by the coding sequence ATGAGAAAGGTAAATTGGAAGAAATCTTTATTGGTTACGGCAGCAGTTATTGCCACAGCAGTTTTAGGAGGATGTCAAAGCCAGGGAACATCCCAGACAGGGGAAACAGCAAAAAATACTGAAAAAAGCCAGGGCAGCGGGGGAGAGACAGGCTCTGTAGAATGGCCTACAAAAACACTGCAGCTGATTTGTCCATTTGCAGCCGGAGGCGACAGCGACGCCAATGCCAGATGGGCGGCCCAGTATTTAACAGAGGAAATGGGTGTCGACGTGGTAGTTGTGAATATGGACGGAAATGGAGGGGCAGTGGGAGCCAGAGCTGCCAGGGACGCGGCAAACGACGGGGGCACGGCGTTAATTTCCTCCAGCGCATTTATTACAAATGAATTAAGCGGAGCCATTGATTTTGGATTAGATGATTTTGAGTTTTCCTGCATTGTAGCGGAGAACCCGGGAAATATTGTTTGTGTAAATAAAGACCTGGGAGTGACAGATTTTCAGGGGCTGATTGATTATTCTAAAGAAAATCCAGGAAAGCTGAAATTGGCTTACAATACAGGGGCTACTACTCACGCCATTGCTCTTCAGATAATAGACGCAGGCGTAGAAGCTACGCTGGTCGACGCAGGAGCTTCATCAGACCGCATTGCGGCTTTGTTGGGAGGACACGTGGATATCATTATTAATTCATACGGTTCTGTAAAGGATTATCTGGAGTCTGGTGACTTTATAGGCTTAGGGCTTACAGGAACTACAAATGCGGAAAACATTCCCGATTATACATGCCTGAAGGAACAAGGCTTTAACGTAGCCTTTCCAACATATTTCTTTATTGCCTTCCCAAAGGGCACTGACCCGGCTTTGGCAGAAACAGTAGCCGCGTCCATGAAAAATATAGTAGAAAATAATGAAGAATACGCTGCGGCTATTAAAGAAGCATATATGCAGTCTCCTGTGTTCTATGGCGGGGAAGAAGGACGGAAGCTGTTAGATGAATCAAAGGAAACCATTGTGCAATATACATCACAGTTTCAGATACAATAA
- a CDS encoding UxaA family hydrolase — MKLKGYRRSDGKTGIRNKVLILPTCACSSETCMKISALVEGTVSFTNQNGCSQTNKDVQYTIDTLVGFAANPNIYGTIVVGLGCEVCSAAKIGELIRQRTNKPIEELVIQEEGGTIGTIEKAVKLALKMTEEASCVPQVDIEWNEIILGTECGGTDATSGIAANPVMGNTCDRLVWEQGTVILSETPEFIGAEHILAARACTKELGDKILAIVKEWEDYMKLLKTDLRDSNPSPGNKQGGISSLEEKSLGCIYKGGTTPVMDVVGCGKEVKSKGLVIMDTPGNDTASLCAMAAGGAVAAIFSSGRGTPVGNPIMPVIKITGNHSTFEKMKCNIDFDASPVIEGKQSAEEMGEQLFSLLGQVINGKKTKAEALGMNEVAISRYCNFT, encoded by the coding sequence ATGAAGCTGAAAGGGTATAGAAGAAGCGACGGGAAAACAGGCATCAGAAATAAAGTTCTGATTTTGCCTACCTGCGCCTGCTCCTCAGAAACCTGTATGAAAATTTCTGCTTTAGTGGAAGGCACAGTGTCCTTTACAAATCAGAACGGCTGTTCTCAGACAAATAAAGATGTGCAGTATACAATAGACACATTAGTTGGTTTTGCTGCAAATCCTAATATTTACGGCACTATTGTAGTGGGCTTAGGCTGCGAGGTGTGTTCAGCCGCAAAAATTGGAGAGCTGATCAGGCAAAGGACAAACAAACCTATAGAGGAGCTGGTAATACAAGAAGAAGGCGGCACCATAGGTACAATAGAAAAGGCTGTAAAGCTGGCGCTTAAAATGACGGAGGAGGCCAGCTGCGTGCCCCAGGTGGACATAGAATGGAATGAAATTATATTAGGGACAGAATGCGGCGGCACAGACGCCACCTCCGGCATAGCCGCAAACCCTGTTATGGGAAATACCTGCGACCGTTTAGTCTGGGAGCAGGGGACTGTTATATTAAGCGAGACCCCGGAATTTATTGGAGCGGAGCACATTCTGGCTGCCAGAGCATGTACGAAGGAACTGGGGGATAAAATCCTGGCTATAGTGAAAGAGTGGGAAGATTATATGAAGCTGTTAAAAACAGATTTAAGAGATTCCAACCCCTCGCCGGGAAATAAACAGGGGGGAATCTCCTCCCTGGAAGAAAAGTCTTTGGGATGTATTTATAAAGGCGGAACTACGCCGGTTATGGACGTAGTAGGCTGCGGGAAAGAAGTAAAGTCTAAAGGTCTTGTAATTATGGACACTCCCGGAAACGATACAGCTTCTCTCTGCGCCATGGCGGCAGGGGGAGCTGTGGCGGCCATATTTTCCAGCGGAAGAGGAACTCCTGTAGGAAATCCTATTATGCCGGTAATTAAAATCACAGGTAATCACAGCACCTTTGAAAAAATGAAATGCAATATTGATTTTGACGCCAGCCCTGTAATAGAAGGAAAACAGTCGGCGGAGGAAATGGGAGAGCAGCTGTTTTCTCTGTTAGGCCAAGTAATAAACGGAAAGAAAACAAAGGCGGAAGCCTTGGGAATGAACGAGGTGGCTATTTCCAGATATTGTAATTTCACATAA
- a CDS encoding AAA-type ATPase lid domain-containing protein — translation MLADFFLEDYNKKFGKNIKLSQDGREAMEQLEWDGNIRQLRNFCERICAVCPKAEADKQFIYDNYKSSYFFEQLDFYQEKEESIGKKKEITREGLEELLKKHKGNKSKAASELGVSRTTLWKYLKEMNL, via the coding sequence CTGCTGGCTGACTTTTTTCTGGAGGATTATAATAAAAAATTTGGAAAAAATATTAAGCTGTCCCAGGATGGCAGGGAGGCCATGGAGCAGCTGGAGTGGGACGGAAATATTCGCCAGCTTAGAAATTTTTGTGAGAGAATCTGCGCTGTCTGCCCCAAGGCGGAAGCTGATAAACAATTTATTTACGATAACTATAAAAGCAGTTATTTTTTTGAACAGCTGGACTTTTACCAGGAAAAAGAGGAAAGCATAGGAAAGAAAAAAGAGATTACCAGAGAAGGATTGGAGGAATTGCTGAAAAAGCATAAAGGGAATAAAAGCAAAGCTGCCTCTGAGTTGGGGGTCAGCAGGACTACATTGTGGAAGTATTTAAAAGAAATGAATTTATAA
- a CDS encoding enolase C-terminal domain-like protein codes for MSIISKVEVIDFTYELENMGAASENSHNHVGYQKGGVLPMTKYAVVIECEDGSRGEYVTHWGGTRPALSQTLMIVNDLPGKDSDMREALFNEANRRLCHMDHMGYGPVDIALWDLAGKQAGKSIAAMIGQFRKKIPAYASTFHGDHSGMLDSYEAFCDFAVQCKEMGFKAFKHHGWFDGDAKVEATLIRKLREAVGDDMVLMYDGASDLNNFADALYVGKACDDAGLFWYEDPYRDNSMSAFAHNKLRGMIKTPLLITEHVRALEAKCDFLRAGGTDFLRADPEYDMGITGVIKTARMAEAFGVDVEVHACGPAHRQVLGAIRNTNYYELAEVGPKLKNVIPPCYADGYKDELDSIDENGMIAIPEGPGLGVVYDWDWLNAHAVQRYVFEKNKK; via the coding sequence ATGTCAATAATCAGCAAGGTGGAGGTAATTGATTTTACTTATGAACTGGAGAATATGGGAGCAGCTTCAGAGAATTCTCATAACCATGTAGGGTATCAGAAGGGAGGAGTGCTGCCAATGACAAAATACGCTGTTGTCATTGAGTGCGAGGACGGCAGCAGGGGAGAATATGTGACTCACTGGGGAGGCACCCGGCCGGCGCTATCTCAGACTCTTATGATAGTAAACGACCTTCCAGGAAAAGATTCAGACATGCGGGAGGCCTTATTTAACGAGGCCAACAGAAGATTGTGCCATATGGATCATATGGGATACGGCCCGGTAGATATTGCGCTTTGGGACTTAGCAGGAAAGCAGGCGGGAAAATCCATAGCGGCAATGATTGGACAATTTAGAAAGAAAATTCCTGCCTATGCAAGTACATTTCACGGAGATCATTCAGGTATGCTGGATTCCTATGAAGCTTTTTGCGACTTTGCAGTTCAGTGTAAAGAAATGGGATTTAAGGCGTTTAAGCATCATGGATGGTTTGACGGGGACGCTAAGGTAGAAGCCACCTTAATCAGAAAGCTGCGGGAGGCTGTAGGGGACGATATGGTGCTGATGTATGACGGCGCCTCAGATTTAAATAATTTTGCAGATGCACTTTACGTAGGAAAGGCTTGTGACGACGCCGGGCTGTTCTGGTATGAAGACCCATATCGTGATAATTCTATGTCGGCATTTGCCCACAATAAGCTGAGGGGAATGATTAAAACACCGCTGCTGATTACAGAACATGTAAGAGCGTTGGAGGCAAAGTGCGACTTTCTTAGAGCCGGCGGCACTGATTTCCTCCGGGCAGATCCAGAGTACGATATGGGAATCACAGGAGTAATTAAAACAGCCAGAATGGCAGAGGCATTTGGAGTAGACGTGGAGGTTCATGCCTGCGGGCCGGCTCACAGACAAGTGTTAGGCGCTATCAGAAACACCAATTACTATGAGCTGGCAGAAGTAGGGCCAAAGCTGAAAAATGTAATTCCTCCCTGCTATGCAGACGGTTATAAAGACGAGCTGGACTCTATAGATGAAAACGGAATGATTGCCATTCCGGAAGGGCCGGGATTAGGGGTAGTATATGACTGGGATTGGTTAAACGCACATGCAGTTCAGAGATATGTTTTTGAAAAAAATAAAAAATAA